The following are encoded together in the Mycteria americana isolate JAX WOST 10 ecotype Jacksonville Zoo and Gardens chromosome 2, USCA_MyAme_1.0, whole genome shotgun sequence genome:
- the CD83 gene encoding CD83 antigen — protein MSSVVYALLVILCNVWCLISGASVAVPDVAVRCAEEALLPCKVLRDSSITYQTASWYKMAGNGEGIAWEVLDVESHYPEELGGSLELSNDTFFSLRIKNATSRNSGTYKCSLGEQSGEHNLSSTVTLKVTGCPGIADEKLKKYKAELFMLTCLGIFYLLLIFFTCTCLRKESMSPNYQKTRPDMKHMLTLINIHEMTTFQDLNSDSTSKNKLNSSSA, from the exons ATGTCTTCGGTGGTCTATGCTCTGCTCGTCATCCTGTGCAACG TTTGGTGCTTGATCAGTGGGGCTTCTGTGGCAGTCCCAGATGTTGCTGTGAGATGTGCTGAAGAAGCGCTGCTGCCCTGTAAAGTTCTTCGGGACTCCTCAATCACCTACCAGACAGCATCTTGgtataaa ATGGCTGGAAATGGCGAAGGAATAGCATGGGAAGTCCTTGATGTGGAATCTCATTATCCAGAAGAACTTGGGGGGTCCCTGGAGCTCTCCAATGACACCTTCTTTTCACTGAGGATCAAAAATGCGACCAGCCGAAACAGCGGGACATATAAGTGCTCTTTGGGGGAACAGAGTGGAGAACACAATCTGAGCAGCACAGTCACATTAAAAGTAACAG GTTGCCCTGGAATagcagatgaaaaattaaaaaaatacaaagccgAGCTTTTCATGCTGACTTGCCTTGGGATTTTTTACTTGCTGCTCATCTTTTTTACCTGT aCATGCCTAAGGAAAGAGAGTATGTCTCCCAATTATCAAAAAACCAGACCAGATATGAAACACATGCTCACCCTCATCAACATACATGAAATGACAACTTTCCAGGATTTAAACAGCGACAGCACTTCCAAAAATAAGCTTAATTCAAGTTCTGCCTAA